TAACCATCGGCTTGTTGAGTAACGGCACTAGGAGTCACGTTCTTCATAATCGTAACTCCCTTAGCTTCCAAGTCTTTCAGTAATTCTTCCACAAATGGTTGGTAGAATTGCTTCAAAGCTTGTTCGTGGTGCAACATTAACGTTACCTTCGTTCCAGCCGTCGCAGCAATTGTTGCGAATTCAATCGCAATGTAACCACCACCGATGATGGTAAGCCGGTCTGGTTGTTCTGCTAAGTTTAAGAAGTCAGTTCCGTTGTGTAAGTATTCCTTACCTGGAATGTCTAACTGGTGGTAGTGAGCTCCGGTGGCAATCACAATCTTGTCAGCGGTGTAGTTTTGCCCGTTAACTGCAATCGTGTGTTCATCCACCAAGGTTCCCTTACCGTGGATTAATTCAATTCCAAGGCTTTCAAGACCAGAACCAATGGCGTTGGGAAGGGCGTCAATCACTTCATGTTCGTGTTCGTAGTTGGCCTTCCAGTCAATCTTGGTCGTTCCAGTTAATCCGTGACCTTGCATTTGGTCCACTTCGTTTTTAACCTTAACCGGCATGTCGAGGGAAATCTTGGCGTTACAACCCCGGTTTGGGCAGGTTCCCCCAATTTTATCTGCTTCAATCATCCCGAGCTTAAAACCAGCTTGGGCCAGTGGCATGGCACCGTTAAAAGCACCGTGTCCACTTCCTAAGTAAAGCACGTCAAATTGATATTTTTGTTCTGCCATTGTTACTCTCCTTTTTTAACAGTAAACTGTACTTGTGATGCTAAACTTAAAATAGCAAAAAAACCGCGGTATCGCAATTAAACCGCCTTTGAGTTAGTTATTTTAAAATTAAATTGTTCTACAGAAAGAAGGTTACCAGATGGAACGATATCGAACCAAATCAGCGGTATTTGCGTTGCTGTTGCGACATCATCAGGAAGAAGTTTTACTTCAACAACGGTTTCAAACCGGAATTGGCGATGGCCACTATGATTTAGCGGCGGGTGGTCACGTGGAAGCGCAGGAATCGATGAAACAAGCACTGGTGCGGGAACTGCACGAGGAACTGGGTTTAACGGTCCAGCCAGCGGATCTGGAGTTTGCAACCTTGATTCACGCCAACTATGGGAATGACACGGTGTATTACTGTGGTTACTTCGTGGTTAAGGATTACCAGGGGACACCCTGGATTGCGGAGCCGGACCAGGCGTCCCAGCTCGACTGGTAT
This genomic stretch from Fructilactobacillus carniphilus harbors:
- a CDS encoding NUDIX domain-containing protein produces the protein MERYRTKSAVFALLLRHHQEEVLLQQRFQTGIGDGHYDLAAGGHVEAQESMKQALVRELHEELGLTVQPADLEFATLIHANYGNDTVYYCGYFVVKDYQGTPWIAEPDQASQLDWYSVHDLPQDLLWDRRRALENYQRGIPYDEVGWHN
- a CDS encoding dihydrolipoyl dehydrogenase family protein produces the protein MAEQKYQFDVLYLGSGHGAFNGAMPLAQAGFKLGMIEADKIGGTCPNRGCNAKISLDMPVKVKNEVDQMQGHGLTGTTKIDWKANYEHEHEVIDALPNAIGSGLESLGIELIHGKGTLVDEHTIAVNGQNYTADKIVIATGAHYHQLDIPGKEYLHNGTDFLNLAEQPDRLTIIGGGYIAIEFATIAATAGTKVTLMLHHEQALKQFYQPFVEELLKDLEAKGVTIMKNVTPSAVTQQADGYEVETDQGNVASDWILDATGRLPNVEGIGLDEVGVEYDPHKGIEVNDHLQTSVDSIYASGDVLDKEVGRLTPTAIYEGLYLTKLFTGKTTDPINYPAVPSAVFASPRIAQVGVTPDEAKAHPDQYDVKEVDLSEDWFRLAMRANQGKTITVFDKEGYLVGMTEISSEADNSIGSVLPFIEYHIDPEKMNDFITLFPTIESETKHHL